From the genome of Syntrophales bacterium, one region includes:
- the tyrS gene encoding tyrosine--tRNA ligase, with translation MNLLDDLKWRGLLAQSTDETELKAALSKPVTLYAGFDPTAPSMHVGNLVILTVLRRFQLAGHHAIALVGGATGLVGDPSGKNEERTLNTEEIVEEWVLRFRGQFSKFLDLDASTNPARVVNNLDWTAPLSAIDFLRDIGKHFSVNQMLAKESVSARLEGGGISYTEFSYQVLQSLDFLELFRRHNCIMQIGGSDQWGNIVAGLDLIRRVEGGSGHALTIPLLAKADGAKFGKTAGGSVWLDSTMTSPYAFYQYWLNTEDRDVIKFLKVFSFLSHDEINELEKSHNENPGARTAHRALARELTTLVHGSQDCERVEAASRALFGQGELSELDEATLESALAELPHVFVESREEIPTWVDLVAASGVVDSKSAARRVVKEGGAYLNNAKIAGEEFAPAEKDFFFGRFAILRKGKRDLIAVEISKKAL, from the coding sequence ATGAACTTACTCGATGACCTCAAGTGGCGTGGATTGTTGGCGCAGTCAACTGATGAAACTGAGTTGAAAGCGGCACTTTCCAAGCCGGTCACCTTGTACGCGGGTTTTGATCCAACTGCTCCAAGCATGCATGTCGGAAACCTTGTCATCTTGACAGTTCTCAGAAGATTTCAACTCGCCGGACACCACGCGATTGCACTTGTCGGTGGTGCGACGGGTTTGGTGGGGGATCCGAGTGGTAAGAATGAAGAGCGGACTCTCAATACAGAGGAGATAGTCGAAGAGTGGGTTTTGCGTTTTCGAGGACAGTTCTCGAAATTCTTGGATTTAGATGCATCAACGAACCCCGCACGTGTAGTAAATAACTTGGATTGGACTGCGCCACTTTCTGCGATCGATTTCTTGCGAGACATCGGGAAACATTTCAGTGTTAATCAAATGCTGGCAAAGGAATCTGTCTCTGCTCGATTAGAAGGCGGGGGAATTTCCTACACGGAATTCTCATACCAAGTCCTTCAATCACTTGATTTTCTTGAACTTTTCAGACGCCACAACTGCATCATGCAAATTGGTGGTTCTGATCAGTGGGGAAATATTGTTGCTGGTTTGGATCTCATACGTCGCGTCGAAGGCGGCAGCGGTCACGCTTTAACCATTCCGCTGCTGGCAAAAGCCGACGGCGCAAAATTTGGTAAGACGGCGGGCGGAAGTGTGTGGCTCGACTCAACGATGACATCACCATATGCGTTCTACCAATATTGGTTGAATACCGAAGACCGCGATGTCATTAAATTCCTCAAAGTATTTTCTTTTCTTTCACACGATGAAATTAATGAACTAGAAAAATCTCACAATGAGAATCCGGGTGCGCGCACCGCGCACCGCGCCTTGGCTCGCGAGCTCACGACGCTGGTTCACGGGTCACAAGATTGCGAACGAGTCGAAGCCGCCTCGCGGGCTCTCTTTGGACAGGGAGAGCTCTCAGAGCTCGACGAAGCCACGCTGGAGAGCGCCCTAGCCGAGCTCCCACACGTATTTGTGGAGTCCCGCGAAGAGATCCCGACCTGGGTGGACCTGGTGGCGGCATCCGGGGTGGTGGATTCCAAGTCGGCGGCTCGTCGGGTGGTCAAAGAGGGTGGCGCATATCTCAATAACGCGAAAATCGCCGGCGAGGAGTTCGCGCCCGCGGAAAAAGACTTCTTTTTCGGCCGTTTTGCCATCCTGAGAAAAGGCAAGCGAGACCTCATTGCGGTGGAGATTTCGAAAAAAGCCTTATAA